The following proteins are encoded in a genomic region of Oryctolagus cuniculus chromosome 6, mOryCun1.1, whole genome shotgun sequence:
- the LOC108175951 gene encoding olfactory receptor 2T27 — protein sequence MENGNETLMADFILLGLFPQMKYVSVLIHIIILVYLASFAGNLILLLLIWMDLKLHTPMYFLLSQLSVVDLALISTTVPKMAINFFSGRKNITRLACGTQLFFFFTLGGAECILLTFMAYDRYVAVCKPLRYAVIMNHAVCLQMAVVSWIGGVLASTAHTSYTMSLPMCGSREIHHFYCEMPGIMKISCADTSTYELVVFVMGIAFLVIPFGLIMSSYTLIFLSVLRMKSPQGRNKALATCSSHLLVVSLYLGPCVFMYMTPGSSHTPEQEQAVSVFCTVLTPMLNPLIYSLRNKDVVGAFQRVVGKHLISEQKT from the coding sequence ATGGAGAACGGAAATGAGACATTAATGGCAGATTTTATTCTCTTGGGACTCTTCCCCCAAATGAAATATGTCAGTGTCCTCATCCACATTATCATCTTGGTTTACCTGGCTTCATTCGCTGGGAACCTCATCCTGCTCCTCCTGATATGGATGGACCTGAAGCTCCATACCCCAATGTACTTTCTCCTCAGCCAGCTTTCTGTTGTAGACCTGGCCCTCATTAGCACCACTGTTCCAAAGATGGCAATAAACTTTTTCTCTGGAAGGAAGAACATCACACGTCTTGCTTGTGGAACccagttatttttcttctttactctTGGGGGTGCTGAGTGCATCTTGTTGACTTTCATGGCCTATGACCGTTATGTAGCTGTCTGTAAGCCCCTGAGATATGCAGTCATTATGAACCATGCAGTCTGTTTACAAATGGCTGTGGTGTCCTGGATAGGGGGCGTTCTAGCTTCCACAGCTCATACTTCTTACACTATGAGTCTGCCAATGTGTGGCTCCAGAGAGATCCACCATTTCTACTGTGAGATGCCAGGGATCATGAAGATCTCATGTGCAGACACTTCCACCTATGAACTGGTGGTCTTTGTGATGGGCATTGCATTTCTAGTTATCCCCTTTGGACTCATTATGTCTTCTTACACCCTCATTTTCCTCAGTGTCCTTCGTATGAAATCCCCCCAAGGTAGGAACAAGGCCTTGGCTACGTGCTCCTCCCATCTTCTGGTGGTGAGTCTTTACTTAGGACCATGTGTTTTCATGTATATGACACCGGGTTCATCCCACACCCCTGAGCAGGAGCAGGCTGTATCTGTATTTTGCACTGTCCTCACACCCATGCTAAACCCCcttatctacagcctgaggaacaaggATGTGGTAGGGGCTTTTCAGAGAGTTGTGGGGAAACATTTGATCTCTGAACAGAAGACATAA